The following are from one region of the Nicotiana tomentosiformis chromosome 7, ASM39032v3, whole genome shotgun sequence genome:
- the LOC104106194 gene encoding transcription factor RAX2, translating to MGRAPCCDKANVKKGPWSPEEDAKLKDYIEKSGTGGNWIALPQKAGLRRCGKSCRLRWLNYLRPNIKHGEFSDEEDRVICSLYASIGSRWSIIAGQLPGRTDNDIKNYWNTKLKKKLMGFASSSQKIRPFHHHHQHQITTGYSNYYPQILPYSSPSTTLTTIAAYKYSNNTFPCYETIPTIPSTSFLNTAAAASCTSGITASTSPLLQIQESNYVGPTTTTSSDGSAEYENLDFHSYIYNGVIGNEDQSNSKFLIEGGGKPMNGNGCYVEQQNPLDYSSLEEIKQLISSNNNVTCNSNLFIDENKIEEKVMMYY from the exons ATGGGAAGAGCTCCATGTTGTGACAAAGCAAATGTGAAGAAAGGGCCATGGTCACCTGAAGAAGATGCAAAATTAAAGGATTATATTGAAAAATCTGGCACTGGAGGCAATTGGATTGCTCTTCCACAAAAAGCTG GGCTAAGAAGATGTGGAAAAAGCTGCAGATTAAGATGGCTAAACTATCTTAGACCAAACATTAAACATGGAGAATTCTCAGATGAAGAAGACAGAGTCATTTGTAGCCTTTATGCTAGCATCGGAAgcag GTGGTCAATAATAGCAGGCCAGTTACCAGGCAGGACAGACAATGATATCAAGAATTACTGGAACACAAAGCTCAAAAAGAAACTCATGGGATTTGCCTCTTCATCTCAGAAAATCAGGccatttcatcatcatcatcagcacCAAATAACCACTGGTTATAGTAATTATTACCCACAAATTTTACCATATTCTTCTCCTTCAACAACATTAACAACAATAGCAGCTTATAAATATAGCAACAACACTTTTCCATGCTATGAAACTATTCCTACAATTCCATCAACTAGTTTCTTGAACACTGCTGCAGCTGCTAGTTGTACTTCAGGCATTACAGCTAGTACTTCCCCTCTACTCCAAATTCAAGAAAGTAATTATGTGGGTCCCACTACTACAACTTCTTCAGATGGGAGTGCAGAGTATGAAAATTTGGATTTTCATAGCTATATTTATAATGGGGTTATTGGTAATGAAGATCAGAGTAATTCCAAGTTCTTGATTGAAGGCGGAGGAAAGCCAATGAATGGAAATGGTTGTTATGTTGAACAACAAAATCCATTAGATTATAGTAGTTTGGAGGAGATTAAGCAGCTAATTAGCAGTAATAATAATGTTACATGTAATAGTAACTTGTTTATTGATGAAAACAAGATAGAAGAAAAAGTCATGATGTACTATTGA